Proteins encoded by one window of Panicum virgatum strain AP13 chromosome 7N, P.virgatum_v5, whole genome shotgun sequence:
- the LOC120680687 gene encoding WUSCHEL-related homeobox 1-like: protein MAANVGGRSVGGGAGAGGTGGAVAPCRASGSRWTPTPEQIRILKELYYGCGIRSPNSEQIQRITAMLRQHGKIEGKNVFYWFQNHKARERQKRRLTNLDVNVPAAAADASHLGALSLSSPSGAAPPSSPLGLYPGNGGGSALQLDTSSDWRSTTAMAIETCVLQDYMGVMRSTGGHHGSSAGAAVSPWACLSSSDSWAAAAPTTTRAPETLPLFPTGDSSHPPRPRHGAPAPAGDAIRGGGSSGYLPTLPFWGAAATAATATTTTSVTIQQQHHQLQQLQEQYSFYTTTNQPPSQDVSAATASLELSLSSWCSPYTAGTM from the exons aTGGCGGCCAATGTGGGCGGCAGGAGCGTTGGCGGTGGTGCTGGAGCGGGAGGCACCGGCGGTGCCGTGGCGCCGTGCCGCGCCAGCGGCTCGCGGTGGACGCCGACGCCGGAGCAGATCAGGATACTCAAGGAGCTCTACTACGGCTGCGGCATCCGGTCGCCCAACTCGGAGCAGATCCAGCGCATCACCGCCATGCTGCGCCAGCACGGCAAGATCGAGGGCAAGAACGTCTTCTACTGGTTCCAGAACCACAAGGCCCGCGAGCGGCAGAAGCGGCGCCTCACCAACCTCGACGTCaacgtccccgccgccgcggccgacgccaGCCACCTCGGCGCCCTCTCGCTCTCGTCGCCTTCAG gcgcggcgcctccctcctcccccttggGCTTGTAccccggcaatggcggcggctcCGCGTTGCAGCTGGACACGAGCTCCGATTGGCGCAGCACCACCGCCATGGCCATCGAGACATGCGTCCTGCAG GACTACATGGGCGTGATGAGGAGCACGGGCGGCCACCACGgcagcagcgccggcgccgcggtctCGCCGTGGGCATGCCTCTCGTCGTCGGactcgtgggcggcggcggcaccgacgACGACGCGGGCGCCCGAGACGCTCCCTCTCTTCCCGACCGGCGACAGCAGCCACCCTCCGCGGCCGCGGCACGGAGCCCCAGCACCAGCAGGCGACGCCATCCGcggaggcggcagcagcggctacCTGCCCACCCTGCCGTTCTGGGGTGCCGCTGCCACggctgccactgccaccactaCCACTTCCGTTACGATCCAGCAGCAACACCACCAGCTGCAGCAGCTGCAGGAGCAGTACAGCTTTTACACCACCACCAACCAGCCGCCCAGCCAGGATGTATCAGCGGCTACTGCATCCCTGGAGCTCAGCCTCAGCTCCTGGTGCTCCCCTTACACTGCAGGGACCATGTGA
- the LOC120683533 gene encoding PHD finger-like domain-containing protein 5A, whose translation MAKHHPDLIMCRKQPGIAIGRLCEKCDGKCVICDSYVRPCTLVRVCDECNYGSFQGRCVICGGVGISDAYYCKECTQQEKDRDGCPKIVNLGSAKTDLFYERKKYGFKKR comes from the coding sequence ATGGCGAAGCATCATCCTGATCTCATCATGTGCCGGAAGCAGCCCGGCATTGCGATCGGTCGCCTGTGTGAGAAATGTGATGGCAAGTGCGTCATCTGCGACTCATACGTGCGCCCATGCACGCTTGTTCGGGTCTGCGATGAGTGCAACTACGGCTCATTTCAGGGAAGGTGTGTGATCTGCGGAGGAGTCGGCATCTCAGACGCCTACTACTGCAAGGAGTGTACCCAGCAGGAGAAGGACAGGGATGGTTGTCCCAAGATTGTCAATCTTGGTAGCGCCAAGACTGATCTCTTCTACGAGCGGAAGAAATATGGGTTTAAGAAGAGATGA
- the LOC120683532 gene encoding U11/U12 small nuclear ribonucleoprotein 25 kDa protein-like, giving the protein MDSGSGKPEEVAAYQSSEAKQARLQSMRAALLDDPILADVPRKPALADVDTLINLELGSAMRVTVVKLDNTSFDVAVSNAATVKDLKLAIRKKINEIEQQKMGHRHISWKHVWDNYCLTHHNEKLIDDSSALSSHGVRTNSKVCFSPHIMSRVHQKHSRRRKHRFFHGLSKKL; this is encoded by the exons ATGGATTCGGGCTCTGGGAAGCCCGAGGAGGTGGCCGCCTACCAGAGCAGCGAGGCCAAGCAGGCGAGGCTGCAATCCATGCGCGCCGCGCTCCTCGATGACCCCATACTCGCGGACGTCCCCAGGAAGCCCGCCCTCGCCGACGTCGACACGCTGATAAACCTCGAACTCGGCAGCGCCATGAGGGTGACCGTTGTCAAATTGGACAACACCTCCTTCG ATGTTGCGGTGTCGAATGCTGCCACGGTCAAGGATTTGAAGCTGGCTATCAGGAAGAAGATCAATGAGATAGAACAACAGAAGATGGGGCATCGTCATATCTCATG GAAGCATGTATGGGATAACTACTGCTTGACACATCATAATGAGAAGCTGATAGATGACAGTTCTGCACTTTCTTCCCATGGCGTCCGTACTAACTCTAAG GTCTGCTTCTCACCACATATCATGTCCAGAGTGCACCAGAAACACTCTAGAAGAAGAAAACACCGGTTCTTCCATGGTCTTAGCAAGAAACTGTGA
- the LOC120683531 gene encoding zinc finger CCCH domain-containing protein 30-like isoform X1: MMGSRQSRRVSWATGANLCKVRLFLSEDSPSQAGLRPQDNLQAKGSWLMHAAGPSSDDSLPPGFESLQPTNNHKIDISQIPLVRWRCPPQILYNPDWLLVAGEESVEVGLQNERMFGALEAIYPRPSNIPPNPFVSPDVKDSYFDDSRTQSVPLIPVEEDDASDQLEEQSVGPPNSYHQSHKYDSATVRVPQASDAPFTTAQQQPNGSINTASAAGISSEPDAVAAASAAYTAIMQSNQMGNMIDQDLLIKILSDPAQLERLMKEYGTLKHEQPINSSAPAQMLPGPPPQMTASAPVSFPDHVTTFHNINPALPPPPPVMNRLPPAVPSVAMNPPASSQSVNFPNVPGRGIDYYKTLIHQHGGERQEPLQQHGMQFGMHHHSVPSQTSTIDVVSNGTMPGRETKQRPTKPCAYFNSARGCRNGANCTFLHDVSAARKEQPKGSKRIKLDSRITGRY, translated from the exons ATGATGGGGTCGAGGCAGTCCAGGCGCGTTTCATGGGCCACCGGGGCCAATCTCTGCAAG GTAAGGCTTTTTCTCTCAGAGGATTCCCCTTCTCAAGCTGGCTTAAGACCGCAGGACAATCTGCAAGCAAAAGGCTCATGGTTAATGCATGCAGCTGGCCCAAGCTCAGATGATTCCCTGCCTCCAGGCTTTGAATCGTTGCAGCCAACCAACAATCACAAAATTGACATATCTCAAATCCCTCTTGTTAGGTGGAGATGCCCACCACAG ATATTGTATAATCCTGATTGGCTTCTTGTTGCTGGAGAAGAAAGTGTGGAGGTTGGCTTACAAAATGAGAGAATGTTTGGAGCACTTGAAGCTATATATCCACGGCCATCAAATATTCCTCCAAA CCCATTTGTTTCTCCTGATGTGAAAGACTCCTATTTTGATGATTCCCGGACCCAATCGGTTCCATTGATCCCTGTTGAAGAGGACGATGCTTCTGATCAGTTGGAAGAACAATCTGTTGGTCCACCAAACAGTTACCATCAGTCACATAAGTATGACTCTGCAACAGTCAGGGTCCCGCAAGCCTCAGATGCTCCATTTACCACTGCACAGCAGCAGCCCAATGGTTCCATCAACACAGCAAGTGCTGCTGGTATCTCCAGCGAACCTGATGCGGtggctgctgcatctgctgcatACACTGCAATAATGCAAAGCAATCAAATGGGAAATATGATTGACCAAGATCTACTCATCAAAATACTAAGTGACCCTGCCCAACTTGAGAGACTAATGAAAGAATATGGCACACTTAAACATGAACAACCAATCAACAGTTCTGCTCCTGCCCAGATGCTGCCGGGCCCGCCACCTCAAATGACAGCTAGTGCTCCAGTATCTTTCCCAGATCATGTGACAACATTTCACAACATAAACCCTGCGCTGCCGCCTCCACCACCTGTGATGAATCGGCTGCCTCCAGCTGTTCCTTCAGTTGCCATGAATCCTCCAGCAAGTTCACAATCAGTTAACTTTCCAAATGTTCCAGGTAGGGGTATCGACTACTACAAGACTCTGATCCATCAGCATGGAGGGGAGAGGCAGGAACCGCTTCAGCAGCATGGGATGCAGTTTGGAATGCATCACCATTCTGTTCCTTCGCAGACTAGCACCATTGATGTTGTTAGCAATGGTACTATGCCGGGTAGGGAGACTAAGCAAAGGCCTACGAAGCCCTGTGCTTACTTCAACAGTGCCCGGGGGTGTCGCAATGGTGCCAACTGTACGTTTCTGCATGATGTGTCGGCCGCAAGGAAAGAGCAGCCAAAGGGATCGAAAAGGATAAAGCTAGATAGCAGAATAACAGGGCGGTATTGA
- the LOC120681375 gene encoding uncharacterized protein LOC120681375, translating into MPYDDHARALKLLHALDLDVWGTKVEAIVESTNYETLTTDELFSKLKSKEIDIQFRKKLNNPTAGSSSNIPMALVSGSTNTNANLSSTPSFALSSLCHIADDELEVFDDDQLVLLTNKFKRVYENRRNRRRSEGCFNCGERGHFIADCPSKVKAPEHGNSYRRQEQSRDRKNKSDRRGRKKGQQKFTDKQIKKAAHVLFSSLGSFDSDASYNSSDSESEDEKPKKTNDGGLYFLADIKGGMCTMALNEGDAYDCSNDSSDNEVQNSAEEEIEELTKLVDKQNKILARLKADHDRISAELKTLKDASPAAVECEECSIHMVSISELQSKHAVLVDKFDCAKIELEELRSRSVLLGACATCPILQTELNVAKCHIVQLEKHTCPILPECLTCPTFVAEISILKKDNAALEEENTHLRTILGWCSVREPQIGMTIAQIKRGEHFCVGYDLKRTFGKKNAYGENNGPTPSEKSPPVSSEGFVVEPPKSVPKKQDGGEENIWIMDSGCSRHMTGDDRWFSSLTPASGNLDKFESRSSDGLFLGYALQGRAYRVLNLDTNRIEETCEVTFDETMPCFSSAFECAGDDEIGQNIFEDEVDGLDDDDDATEDPAVLELQLRGRQLLLEQHLDIFSVAIHLNK; encoded by the exons ATGCCGTATGATGATCATGCAAGGGCTCTCAAATTGTTGCATGCACTCGACTTGGATGTTTGGGGTACAAAAGTGGAAGCGATTGTTGAGTCTACTAATTATGAGACTCTTACAACTGATGAGCTTTTCAGTAAGCTTAAATCCAAAGAGATCGACATCCAATTTCGAAAAAAGCTTAACAATCCCACAGCTGGTTCTTCTTCAAATATTCCAATGGCGTTGGTTTCTGGGAGTACTAACACTAATGCTAATCTTTCATCTACTCCTAGTTTTGCTTTGTCCTCCTTGTGTCATATTGCAGATGATGAGTTGGAGGTATTTGATGATGATCAGCTTGTTTTGCTCACCAACAAGTTCAAGCGGGTATATGAAAACAGGCGAAATAGAAGGCGTTCAGAAGGATGCTTCAACTGTGGTGAGCGTGGACACTTCATTGCTGATtgtccaagcaaggtgaaggcacCGGAGCATGGCAACAGCTACAGGCGCCAGGAACAATCAAGGGACAGGAAGAACAAGAGTGATAGGCGTGGGAGAAAGAAGGGACAACAGAAGTTTActgacaagcaaatcaagaaggcTGCACATGTTCTCTTTTCTTCGCTGGGTAGCTTTGATTCAGATGCCTCCTACAACTCTAGTGATTCAGAGTCCGAAGATGAGAAGCCCAAAAAGACCAATGATGGAGGACTCTATTTTCTTGCTGACATCAAGGGAGGCATGTGCACTATGGCTTTAAATGAGGGTGATGCATATGACTGCAGCAACGACTCTTCTGATAATGAGGTACAAAATTCTGCTGAAGAAGAAATTGAAGAGTTGACTAAACTTGttgataaacaaaataaaattctaGCAAGACTTAAGGCTGATCATGATAGAATATCTGCTGAATTAAAAACACTAAAAGATGCTTCACCTGCTGCTGTAGAATGTGAGGAATGTTCTATTCATATGGTTTCTATTTCTGAATTGCAATCTAAGCATGCTGTtttagttgataaatttgattgtGCTAAGATTGAATTGGAAGAACTTCGCTCTCGTTCTGTTTTACTTGGTGCTTGTGCTACTTGTCCAATTTTGCAAACTGAGTTGAATGTTGCTAAATGCCATATTGTTCAGTTGGAGAAACACACTTGTCCTATTTTACCTGAGTGTTTGACTTGTCCTACTTTTGTTGCTGAAATTTCCATCTTAAAGAAGGACAATGCTGCTTTAGAAGAAGAAAACACTCATTTGAGAACAATCCTTGGTTGGTGTTCTGTGCGTGAGCCCCAGATTGGTATGACTATTGCACAAATTAAAAGGGGTGAACATTTTTGTGTTGGTTATGATTTGAAGCGTACTTTTGGTAAAAAGAATGCATATGGTGAGAACAATGGGCCTACTCCCAGTGAGAAGAGTCCACCGGTCTCATCTGAAGGTTTTGTGGTAGAACCTCCCAAGTCTGTTCCTAAAAAGCAG GATGGAGGCGAGGAGAACATATGGATAATGGACTCTGGTTGTTCGCGTCACATGACCGGAGATGatagatggttctccagcctcacccccgcGAGCG GAAATTTGGACAAATTTGAATCACGTTCTTCAGATGGGTTGTTCTTGGGGTATGCTTTGCAAGGGCGAGCTTACCGGGTTCTTAATCTTGATACTAATCGCATCGAGGAGACATGTGAGGTCACCTTCGACGAGACGATGCCTTGTTTCTCTTCTGCTTTtgagtgtgcaggtgatgatgagATTGGACAAAACATTTTTGAAGATGAGGTTGATGGActtgacgatgatgatgatgcaacaGAGGATCCAGCTGTGCTCGAG CTACAATTGAGGGGGAGGCAACTTCTGTTAGAACAGCACCTCGACatattcagcgtcgccatccacctcaacaaatga
- the LOC120682526 gene encoding uncharacterized protein LOC120682526 isoform X1 yields MGASSSTADTSPEAHERREQETLASAALALPLLRAAFSRSAAGALPDALAPPRASFRLPGSLPPHFHDLLAALGPAVASLFFAGGAAAGAEGGAGWVPFLKGFNRCCARVSASRSLALLLRVYAAACTAAGAPCSVHFQPDEGGGEEGKVAGEIAVFLWMCWVMTWSGSAPKAAAGDGGEKSEPVALLLPDVTHLVVSALVSAGAVADDESVWGWEISSGGKGVKVQEFTSWVLSTASGLGNCLSRYVQERLRSLAADSTEQDNSVSTDNTTFDTSDVYLLTRGRAWAIALSLRNKLSEKFLSGSVIGMDAEDLLYRSSVHGKGLSRFWSGVEGYNGPMLILLSAFSKGGVQNVDSDRRWVIGVLTEEGFESKDTFYGSSGFLCAAHPIFRMLPPSGKEKNFVYSHLHPQIRVYEANPKPVGLAFGGTVGNERIFLDEDFSKVVVRHHAVDKTYQHGSLIPNQGYLPVEASILDVEVWGLGGEATRRQQDVYKKRENIFSEQRRKVDLKTFGNWEDSPEKMMMDMISDPNRVRREDR; encoded by the exons ATGGGCGCGTCCTCCTCCACTGCCGACACCTCCCCAGAGGCGCACGAGCGGCGGGAGCAGGAGaccctcgcctccgccgcgctcgccctcccgctcctccgcgccgccttctcccgctccgccgccggcgcgctgccGGACGCGCTCGCCCCGCCGCGTGCCTCCTTCCGCCTGCCCGGATCCCTGCCGCCGCACTTCCACGACCTCCTCGCGGCGCTCggccccgccgtcgcctccctCTTCTTCGCCGGCGGAGCCGCAGCGGGGGCGGAGGGGGGCGCCGGGTGGGTCCCGTTCCTCAAGGGGTTCAACCGCTGCTGCGCGCGCGTGTCGGCCTCCCGCTCCCTCGCGCTGCTCCTCCGGGTGtacgccgccgcctgcaccgcCGCGGGGGCACCCTGCAGCGTGCATTTCCAGCcggacgagggcggcggcgaggaggggaaGGTCGCGGGGGAGATCGCGGTGTTCCTCTGGATGTGCTGGGTCATGACGTGGAGCGGTTCGGCGCCGAAGGCTGCGGCGGGTGACGGAGGGGAGAAGTCGGAGCCCGTCGCTTTGCTCCTCCCCGACGTCACGCACTTGGTGGTGTCGGCTCTCGTCTCCGCGGGCGCCGTCGCTGATGACGAGAGTGTTTGGGGATGGGAGATTTCCAGTGGCGGCAAGGGGGTGAAGGTCCAGGAGTTCACGTCATGGGTGCTGTCCACGGCTTCAGGGCTTGGGAACTGCCTCTCGCGGTATGTGCAGGAGAGGTTGCGGTCTTTGGCGGCTGATTCGACGGAG CAGGATAACTCTGTTTCAACTGATAACACGACATTTGACACTTCTGATGTGTATCTACTAACACGTGGAAGGGCATGGGCAATCGCTCTCAGCCTAAGAAACAAATTGAGCGAAAAGTTCTTGTCAGGTTCTGTAATTGGAATGGACGCAGAAGACCTTCTTTATAG GTCATCAGTTCATGGAAAAGGACTAAGCCGGTTTTGGTCTGGTGTTGAGGGCTACAATGGACCAATGCTGATTCTACTATCAGCATTCTCTAAAGGTGGTGTCCAGAATGTTGATTCTGATCGAAGATGGGTGATTGGTGTATTAACCGAGGAGGGGTTTGAGAGCAAAGACACGTTTTACGGTAGCTCTGGGTTCCTTTGTGCTGCACATCCAATATTCCGCATGCTTCCGCCATCTG GTAAGGAGAAGAACTTTGTGTACAGCCATCTACATCCTCAGATAAGGGTTTATGAGGCAAATCCAAAGCCTGTTGGCTTAGCATTTGGTGGAACAGTTGGAAACGAGAGGATCTTTCTAGATGAAGACTTCTCTAAAGTTGTAGTTCGCCATCATGCTGTTGACAAAACTTACCAACATGGTTCGCTCATCCCCAATCAG GGTTACTTACCTGTTGAGGCTTCAATCCTTGATGTTGAGGTATGGGGACTTGGTGGAGAAGCAACAAGACGGCAACAGGATGTGTACAAGAAAAGGGAGAATATTTTCTCAGAGCAGCGAAGAAAG GTTGATCTCAAAACCTTTGGCAACTGGGAAGACTCTCCAGAGAAAATGATGATGGATATGATCTCTGATCCAAACAGGGTTCGCCGGGAAGATCGTTGA
- the LOC120683531 gene encoding zinc finger CCCH domain-containing protein 30-like isoform X2, with protein MGHRGQSLQAGPSSDDSLPPGFESLQPTNNHKIDISQIPLVRWRCPPQILYNPDWLLVAGEESVEVGLQNERMFGALEAIYPRPSNIPPNPFVSPDVKDSYFDDSRTQSVPLIPVEEDDASDQLEEQSVGPPNSYHQSHKYDSATVRVPQASDAPFTTAQQQPNGSINTASAAGISSEPDAVAAASAAYTAIMQSNQMGNMIDQDLLIKILSDPAQLERLMKEYGTLKHEQPINSSAPAQMLPGPPPQMTASAPVSFPDHVTTFHNINPALPPPPPVMNRLPPAVPSVAMNPPASSQSVNFPNVPGRGIDYYKTLIHQHGGERQEPLQQHGMQFGMHHHSVPSQTSTIDVVSNGTMPGRETKQRPTKPCAYFNSARGCRNGANCTFLHDVSAARKEQPKGSKRIKLDSRITGRY; from the exons ATGGGCCACCGGGGCCAATCTCTGCAAG CTGGCCCAAGCTCAGATGATTCCCTGCCTCCAGGCTTTGAATCGTTGCAGCCAACCAACAATCACAAAATTGACATATCTCAAATCCCTCTTGTTAGGTGGAGATGCCCACCACAG ATATTGTATAATCCTGATTGGCTTCTTGTTGCTGGAGAAGAAAGTGTGGAGGTTGGCTTACAAAATGAGAGAATGTTTGGAGCACTTGAAGCTATATATCCACGGCCATCAAATATTCCTCCAAA CCCATTTGTTTCTCCTGATGTGAAAGACTCCTATTTTGATGATTCCCGGACCCAATCGGTTCCATTGATCCCTGTTGAAGAGGACGATGCTTCTGATCAGTTGGAAGAACAATCTGTTGGTCCACCAAACAGTTACCATCAGTCACATAAGTATGACTCTGCAACAGTCAGGGTCCCGCAAGCCTCAGATGCTCCATTTACCACTGCACAGCAGCAGCCCAATGGTTCCATCAACACAGCAAGTGCTGCTGGTATCTCCAGCGAACCTGATGCGGtggctgctgcatctgctgcatACACTGCAATAATGCAAAGCAATCAAATGGGAAATATGATTGACCAAGATCTACTCATCAAAATACTAAGTGACCCTGCCCAACTTGAGAGACTAATGAAAGAATATGGCACACTTAAACATGAACAACCAATCAACAGTTCTGCTCCTGCCCAGATGCTGCCGGGCCCGCCACCTCAAATGACAGCTAGTGCTCCAGTATCTTTCCCAGATCATGTGACAACATTTCACAACATAAACCCTGCGCTGCCGCCTCCACCACCTGTGATGAATCGGCTGCCTCCAGCTGTTCCTTCAGTTGCCATGAATCCTCCAGCAAGTTCACAATCAGTTAACTTTCCAAATGTTCCAGGTAGGGGTATCGACTACTACAAGACTCTGATCCATCAGCATGGAGGGGAGAGGCAGGAACCGCTTCAGCAGCATGGGATGCAGTTTGGAATGCATCACCATTCTGTTCCTTCGCAGACTAGCACCATTGATGTTGTTAGCAATGGTACTATGCCGGGTAGGGAGACTAAGCAAAGGCCTACGAAGCCCTGTGCTTACTTCAACAGTGCCCGGGGGTGTCGCAATGGTGCCAACTGTACGTTTCTGCATGATGTGTCGGCCGCAAGGAAAGAGCAGCCAAAGGGATCGAAAAGGATAAAGCTAGATAGCAGAATAACAGGGCGGTATTGA
- the LOC120681376 gene encoding peptidyl-prolyl cis-trans isomerase ESS1-like, with amino-acid sequence MDLPSPSSTAAAEERPSQIRPPNAHQNPSLLCSPRTKASYLRRPPETKKKRGRTPVQALHVGSASSTGSPVASEWNTNGAQLQPKTQTHPKAFLLLRVATQHAKIGSESPAADGAARKRPGGGDAPAPAPADKRRRPEPPSSSGSRDRHHQARRPPLAEEKVRASHILIKHEGSRRKASWRDPEGVAISATTRDDAADLARALRDQIVSGERKFEDIAAENSDCNSAKRGGDLGSFGRGKMQKAFEKAAFALKVGEISDVIDTESGVHIIKRTG; translated from the exons ATGGAtctgccgtcgccgtcgtcgaccgccgccgccgaggaaagACCGAGCCAAATCCGGCCTCCAAACGCCCACCAAAACCCCAGCCTGCTCTGTAGCCCAAGAACAAAAGCCTCGTACCTCCGCCGCCCACCGGAGACAAAGAAGAAACGAGGCCGAACTCCTGTACAGGCGCTCCACGTGGGGAGCGCCTCCTCCACGGGCTCGCCGGTGGCGTCGGAGTGGAACACCAACGGG GCCCAGCTgcagcccaaaacccaaacccacccAAAAGCTTTTCTGCTCCTGCGCGTCGCGACCCAGCACGCCAAGATAGGGTCGGagagccccgccgccgacggcgccgcccgcaagcggcccggcggcggcgatgcccccgccccggcgcccgccgacaagcgccgccgcccggagcCCCCGTCGTCCTCCGGCTCCCGCGACCGCCACCACCaggcccgccgcccgcccctggCCGAGGAGAAGGTGCGCGCCTCCCACATCCTGATCAAGCACGAGGGCTCCCGCCGCAAGGCCTCGTGGAGGGACCCTGAGGGCGTCGCCATCTCCGCCACGACCCGCGACGACGCCGCCGACCTCGCGCGCGCGCTCCGCGACCAGATCGTCTCCGGGGAGCGCAAGTTCGAGGACATCGCCGCCGAGAACTCCGACTGCAATTCGGCCAAGCGCGGCGGTGACCTCG GTTCATTTGGGAGGGGTAAGATGCAAAAGGCTTTTGAGAAGGCTGCGTTTGCTCTGAAGGTGGGGGAGATAAGTGACGTGATTGATACAGAGAGCGGGGTGCACATCATCAAGAGGACTGGCTAA
- the LOC120682526 gene encoding uncharacterized protein LOC120682526 isoform X2, producing the protein MGASSSTADTSPEAHERREQETLASAALALPLLRAAFSRSAAGALPDALAPPRASFRLPGSLPPHFHDLLAALGPAVASLFFAGGAAAGAEGGAGWVPFLKGFNRCCARVSASRSLALLLRVYAAACTAAGAPCSVHFQPDEGGGEEGKVAGEIAVFLWMCWVMTWSGSAPKAAAGDGGEKSEPVALLLPDVTHLVVSALVSAGAVADDESVWGWEISSGGKGVKVQEFTSWVLSTASGLGNCLSRYVQERLRSLAADSTEDNSVSTDNTTFDTSDVYLLTRGRAWAIALSLRNKLSEKFLSGSVIGMDAEDLLYRSSVHGKGLSRFWSGVEGYNGPMLILLSAFSKGGVQNVDSDRRWVIGVLTEEGFESKDTFYGSSGFLCAAHPIFRMLPPSGKEKNFVYSHLHPQIRVYEANPKPVGLAFGGTVGNERIFLDEDFSKVVVRHHAVDKTYQHGSLIPNQGYLPVEASILDVEVWGLGGEATRRQQDVYKKRENIFSEQRRKVDLKTFGNWEDSPEKMMMDMISDPNRVRREDR; encoded by the exons ATGGGCGCGTCCTCCTCCACTGCCGACACCTCCCCAGAGGCGCACGAGCGGCGGGAGCAGGAGaccctcgcctccgccgcgctcgccctcccgctcctccgcgccgccttctcccgctccgccgccggcgcgctgccGGACGCGCTCGCCCCGCCGCGTGCCTCCTTCCGCCTGCCCGGATCCCTGCCGCCGCACTTCCACGACCTCCTCGCGGCGCTCggccccgccgtcgcctccctCTTCTTCGCCGGCGGAGCCGCAGCGGGGGCGGAGGGGGGCGCCGGGTGGGTCCCGTTCCTCAAGGGGTTCAACCGCTGCTGCGCGCGCGTGTCGGCCTCCCGCTCCCTCGCGCTGCTCCTCCGGGTGtacgccgccgcctgcaccgcCGCGGGGGCACCCTGCAGCGTGCATTTCCAGCcggacgagggcggcggcgaggaggggaaGGTCGCGGGGGAGATCGCGGTGTTCCTCTGGATGTGCTGGGTCATGACGTGGAGCGGTTCGGCGCCGAAGGCTGCGGCGGGTGACGGAGGGGAGAAGTCGGAGCCCGTCGCTTTGCTCCTCCCCGACGTCACGCACTTGGTGGTGTCGGCTCTCGTCTCCGCGGGCGCCGTCGCTGATGACGAGAGTGTTTGGGGATGGGAGATTTCCAGTGGCGGCAAGGGGGTGAAGGTCCAGGAGTTCACGTCATGGGTGCTGTCCACGGCTTCAGGGCTTGGGAACTGCCTCTCGCGGTATGTGCAGGAGAGGTTGCGGTCTTTGGCGGCTGATTCGACGGAG GATAACTCTGTTTCAACTGATAACACGACATTTGACACTTCTGATGTGTATCTACTAACACGTGGAAGGGCATGGGCAATCGCTCTCAGCCTAAGAAACAAATTGAGCGAAAAGTTCTTGTCAGGTTCTGTAATTGGAATGGACGCAGAAGACCTTCTTTATAG GTCATCAGTTCATGGAAAAGGACTAAGCCGGTTTTGGTCTGGTGTTGAGGGCTACAATGGACCAATGCTGATTCTACTATCAGCATTCTCTAAAGGTGGTGTCCAGAATGTTGATTCTGATCGAAGATGGGTGATTGGTGTATTAACCGAGGAGGGGTTTGAGAGCAAAGACACGTTTTACGGTAGCTCTGGGTTCCTTTGTGCTGCACATCCAATATTCCGCATGCTTCCGCCATCTG GTAAGGAGAAGAACTTTGTGTACAGCCATCTACATCCTCAGATAAGGGTTTATGAGGCAAATCCAAAGCCTGTTGGCTTAGCATTTGGTGGAACAGTTGGAAACGAGAGGATCTTTCTAGATGAAGACTTCTCTAAAGTTGTAGTTCGCCATCATGCTGTTGACAAAACTTACCAACATGGTTCGCTCATCCCCAATCAG GGTTACTTACCTGTTGAGGCTTCAATCCTTGATGTTGAGGTATGGGGACTTGGTGGAGAAGCAACAAGACGGCAACAGGATGTGTACAAGAAAAGGGAGAATATTTTCTCAGAGCAGCGAAGAAAG GTTGATCTCAAAACCTTTGGCAACTGGGAAGACTCTCCAGAGAAAATGATGATGGATATGATCTCTGATCCAAACAGGGTTCGCCGGGAAGATCGTTGA